Genomic segment of Borrelia duttonii Ly:
TTTTCACTAAACCCTTTTTACAAGTCCATTTATTAAGTTGTTTATTCTACAAACTATATACAATAAATGAGAAATGAGTCATAAACATTCTTTATTAGTGATGTTCCAAATCTTTAAATTTATGCATAAACTCTTCTAGCAATTTTTTTTTATCTTTAAATAATGCATCCATTAAAAACCCGGCAAACTTAACATTTTGTCTATAAAAATCATAACTTTCTTGACTTTTAAAATGAAATCTTAAAGATTTTAGCCCACTTTGTCTTGATTTTTTTATTTTCACACCTTCCTTTATTCTTATCAATGATAAAACTTCTCTGAAGCCGTTTTCCAATACATATTGTTCTTCAAGTAATCCTTTTTCTATCGCTGTTGCTATTTTTAAATAATTATATGCCTGAGATTTTGCTACTTTATAAGAACCTAAAAATTCACTAAACCTTTTATAACCATCTAATTTATAATAATCATTGTCTTTAATTTCTTTTAAAATTTTCATTGCTTCCAATTTGTTATAGATATTTTCCTTAAGATTAGACTTTAACTTTAGCTTAAGTTCATTATATCTTTCTTGCCTTCTCTCTTCCGCTGACAAAATTTTATTATTTTTAAATATAATATTCTTATCATTATGCATTATCCTTCTATTAATCTCCATATTGTTAATCCTCTTTTGCAAATGTTTCCAACGGTTGGAAAAATTTATTTTCAATAATTTATTTACAAGTTAATTTATCAATTTGACCTATAAAAGTATGCAATATATTCTCATATTCCTTGATATAATCTTTATTTAAATTAAACTCGCAATTATCCGCTATCTTCTTATTTAAATCCTCTCTTTCAGATATCATGCCTAAAAAATTATCCTTTGATTGCAAAATATCTAAAAGACATTTATGTGTATTATTCCTTTTAAACCTAGTTATAAATATAAAGATAGGTACAAAAATCTCTAGTTCCTTTATAAAAAAATCTAAAACTTCAAAACTTTCAACAGCCCACTTTTCTGCAGTCATTGGTACAATAACATAATTGCTACACACAAGAGCATTTGTCAATGTAAAATCTAAACTAGGATTAGTATCTAATATCACATAATCATAAGACTTTTCTAACCTTCCTATTTCAAATTTTAATTTGAATTCCTCAAGCATGTATTTAAAAAAATTTCTATTTATTTTATGTAAAGTAACATAACTCGGTATTAAATCTAAATTATTGTCAATATTCACAATTGATTTATTAATATTTAGTTTATCAATTAATACTTCATATATATTTTTATTTGCTAAATCTATGGATAATTCTGTTATCTTTCTAAAAAAATAACTAGTGGTAGATGCTTGTGTATCCATATCTACTAAAAGTACTTTATATTTTTGAGACAATAACTTAGATAATATTATTGCACTTGTACTTTTCCCAACGCCACCCTTAATTGAAGCAATAGAAACTATTTTAGGTTTTTTTTTATCCATTTTCCAATAAAACCCCCTTCTGGTAATTTCTTTTCGTAAAATTCATATACTTCTTTTTCTAGGAGCAAAAGTAAATTAACTAGAGATTTATAATATCTCTTATGAATTTTCTCTTTTCTCAATAAATAAGCAAGTCCCCTTAAATAACAAAAAACACTTCCTTTTTTAAATCTAAACTCTATATAATAAATCTTTGAAAAGGTAGATGCTTTCATTACTCCATTTTCTGCATATTTTGTAATAATATTTTTTATAGGTTTTCTATATCCATAAAAAATACC
This window contains:
- a CDS encoding chromosome replication/partitioning protein yields the protein MEINRRIMHNDKNIIFKNNKILSAEERRQERYNELKLKLKSNLKENIYNKLEAMKILKEIKDNDYYKLDGYKRFSEFLGSYKVAKSQAYNYLKIATAIEKGLLEEQYVLENGFREVLSLIRIKEGVKIKKSRQSGLKSLRFHFKSQESYDFYRQNVKFAGFLMDALFKDKKKLLEEFMHKFKDLEHH
- a CDS encoding ParA family protein; translation: MDKKKPKIVSIASIKGGVGKSTSAIILSKLLSQKYKVLLVDMDTQASTTSYFFRKITELSIDLANKNIYEVLIDKLNINKSIVNIDNNLDLIPSYVTLHKINRNFFKYMLEEFKLKFEIGRLEKSYDYVILDTNPSLDFTLTNALVCSNYVIVPMTAEKWAVESFEVLDFFIKELEIFVPIFIFITRFKRNNTHKCLLDILQSKDNFLGMISEREDLNKKIADNCEFNLNKDYIKEYENILHTFIGQIDKLTCK
- a CDS encoding DUF226 domain-containing protein, translated to MEGILKRLANKNVEIVPPKNEVIFIRIEKINSKNVYHTKIMKDFFAFGINKHQKHKFFISFRSLFNQEKIKSFHLFSIKNDDEFLGIFYGYRKPIKNIITKYAENGVMKASTFSKIYYIEFRFKKGSVFCYLRGLAYLLRKEKIHKRYYKSLVNLLLLLEKEVYEFYEKKLPEGGFIGKWIKKNLK